One window of the Camelus ferus isolate YT-003-E chromosome 12, BCGSAC_Cfer_1.0, whole genome shotgun sequence genome contains the following:
- the ALDH1L2 gene encoding mitochondrial 10-formyltetrahydrofolate dehydrogenase isoform X1, whose protein sequence is MLRRGGQALRRFSTGRVYFKNKLKLALIGQSLFGQEVYSQLCKEGHRVVGVFTVPDKDGKADPLALAAEKNGTPVFKFPRWRVKGKTIKEVAEAYRSVGAELNVLPFCTQFIPMDVIDSPKHGSIIYHPSILPRHRGASAINWTLIMGDKKAGFSVFWADDGLDTGPILLQKSCDVEPNDTVDALYNRFLFPEGIKAMVEAVQLIADGKAPRIPQPEEGATYEGIRRKEDAEISWDQPAEVLHNWIRGHDKVPGAWTEINGQMVTFYGSSLLNSSVPPGEPLEIKGAKKPGLVTKKGLVLFGNDGKALIVRNLQFEDGKMIPASQYFSAGETSVVELTAEEVKVAEIIKVIWAGILSNVPVIEDSTDFFKSGARSMDVVRLVEEIRQKCGGLQLQNEDVYMATKFEDFIQKVVRKLRGEDQEAELVVDYISKEVNEMTVKMPYQCFINGQFTDADDGKTYDTINPTDGSTICKVSYASLVDVDKAVAAAKDAFENGEWGRMNARERGRLMYRLADLLEENQEELATIEALDSGAVYTLALKTHIGMSVQTFRYFAGWCDKIQGSTIPINQARPNRNLTFTKKEPLGVCAIIIPWNYPLMMLAWKSAACLAAGNTLVLKPAQVTPLTALKFAELSAKAGFPKGVINIIPGSGGIAGQRLSEHPDIRKLGFTGSTLIGKQIMKSCAVSNLKKVSLELGGKSPLIIFNDCELDKAVRMGMGAVFFNKGENCIAAGRLFVEESIHDEFVTKVVEEIKKMKIGDPLDRSTDHGPQNHKAHLEKLLQYCEAGVREGATLVYGGRQVQRPGFFMEPTVFTDVEDHMYLAKEESFGPIMVISKFQNGDIDGVLQRANNTEYGLASGVFTGDINKAMYVSEKLEAGTVFINTYNKTDVAAPFGGFKQSGFGKDLGEEALNEYLKTKTVTLEY, encoded by the exons TTTGGCTGCAGAGAAAAATGGGACCCCTGTGTTCAAGTTCCCAAGATGGAGAGTCAAGGGCAAGACCATAAAGGAGGTGGCAGAGGCCTACAGATCTGTGGGTGCAGAGCTAAACGTGCTTCCCTTCTGCACACAGTTCATCCCCATGGATGTAATTGACAGCCCAAAGCATGGTTCCATCATTTATCACCCGTCTATCCTTCCGAGGCACAGAGGAGCCTCTGCTATCAactg GACCCTAATCATGGGAGATAAGAAAGctgggttttctgttttctgggctGATGATGGTTTAGACACAGGACCTATTCTTCTTCAGAAGTCATGTGATGTTGAACCCAATGATACAGTGGATGCACTTTATAACcgatttctttttcctgaaggAATCAAGGCCATG GTAGAAGCTGTACAACTCATAGCCGATGGAAAAGCTCCTCGTATTCCCCAGCCAGAAGAAGGGGCAACGTATGAAGGTATCCGGAGAAAGGAAGATGCTGAG ATTTCTTGGGATCAGCCTGCTGAAGTTTTGCATAACTGGATTCGAGGTCATGATAAAGTCCCTGGAGCTTGGACGGAGATCAATGGACAG ATGGTAACTTTCTATGGCTCATCACTACTGAATAGCTCCGTGCCCCCTGGAGAACCACTGGAAATTAAAGGTGCCAAGAAGCCTGGTCTTGTTACCAAAAAAGGACTTGTTCTTTTTGGTAACGATGGAAAAGCA CTGATAGTGAGAAATCTGCAGTTTGAAGATGGAAAAATGATTCCTGCATCTCAGTACTTTTCAGCGGGTGAGACATCAGTGGTAGAACTAACAGCTGAAGAGGTGAAGGTGGCGGAGATCATCAAG GTCATCTGGGCTGGAATTTTAAGCAATGTTCCTGTTATTGAAGACTCAACAGACTTCTTTAAATCTGGAGCACGCTCAATGGATGTTGTCAG GCTAGTTGAAGAGATCAGGCAGAAATGTGGAGGGCTTCAGTTACAGAATGAAGATGTTTATATGGCCACCAAGTTTGAAGACTTCATCCAAAAAGtcgtgaggaaactgagaggagAAGATCAAGAAGCGGAGCTAGTAGTGGATTAT ATTTCAAAGGAGGTAAATGAAATGACAGTAAAAATGCCATATCAGTGTTTCATAAATGGACAGTTCACAGATGCTGATGATGGGAAGACTTACGACACTATCAACCCAACAGATGGATCT ACAATATGCAAAGTATCCTATGCTTCTTTGGTGGATGTTGATAAAGCAGTAGCAGCAGCAAAAGATGCTTTTGAAAATGGTGAATGGGGAAGAATGAAtgcaagagaaagaggaagattGATGTACAG ACTTGCAGACCTGTTGGAAGAGAACCAAGAAGAGCTGGCAACCATTGAAGCCCTCGATTCAGGAGCTGTCTATACCTTGGCTCTGAAGACTCACATTGGAATGTCTGTACAGACATTCAGATATTTTGCTGGGTGGTGTGACAAAATTCAG GGTTCTACAATTCCCATCAACCAGGCCCGTCCAAATCGCAATCTCACCTTCACCAAGAAGGAGCCACTTGG TGTCTGTGCCATTATCATCCCCTGGAACTACCCGCTGATGATGCTGGCGTGGAAGAGTGCTGCGTGTTTGGCAGCAGGCAATACCTTAGTGCTCAAGCCAGCGCAG GTCACGCCCTTGACTGCTTTGAAGTTTGCAGAGCTCTCAGCTAAAGCAGGCTTTCCAAAGGGGGTAATCAACATCATTCCAGGTTCAG GTGGCATAGCAGGACAGCGCCTATCTGAACATCCTGATATCCGCAAACTTGGTTTCACTGGTTCCACTCTGATTGGCAAACAGATCATGAAGAG ctGTGCTGTAAGCAACTTGAAGAAAGTTTCGCTTGAACTTGGTGGCAAATCCCCACTTATAATATTCAATGACTGTGAACTTGACAAGGCTGTGCGAATG GGCATGGGAGCAGTATTTTTCAACAAAGGAGAGAACTGTATTGCAGCTGGACGGTTGTTCGTGGAGGAATCCATCCACGATGAATTTGTGACAAAAGTG gtagaagaaattaaaaagatgaaaattggTGATCCACTTGACAGATCTACTGATCACGGGCCCCAAAATCATAAGGCCCATCTGGAAAAGCTTCTGCAGTACTGTGAAGCTGGAGTGAGAGAGGGGGCCACCTTAGTGTATGGAGGAAGACAAGTTCAAAGGCCAG GCTTTTTTATGGAACCTACTGTGTTCACAGATGTGGAAGACCACATGTATCTTGCCAAAGAGGAATCCTTTGGGCCCATTATGGtcatttctaaatttcaaaatgG GGACATCGATGGAGTGTTGCAGCGAGCCAATAACACAGAGTACGGTTTGGCCTCGGGGGTTTTTACAGGAGACATAAATAAAGCTATGTATGTGAGTGAAAAACTAGAGGCAGGAACTGTTTTTATTAACACCTACAACAAGACGGATGTGGCAGCCCCTTTTGGTGGATTTAAACAGTCTGGCTTTGGAAAAGACTTAG GTGAGGAAGCTCTAAACGAATACCTCAAAACCAAGACTGTGACGCTGGAGTATTAG
- the ALDH1L2 gene encoding mitochondrial 10-formyltetrahydrofolate dehydrogenase isoform X2, producing MGDKKAGFSVFWADDGLDTGPILLQKSCDVEPNDTVDALYNRFLFPEGIKAMVEAVQLIADGKAPRIPQPEEGATYEGIRRKEDAEISWDQPAEVLHNWIRGHDKVPGAWTEINGQMVTFYGSSLLNSSVPPGEPLEIKGAKKPGLVTKKGLVLFGNDGKALIVRNLQFEDGKMIPASQYFSAGETSVVELTAEEVKVAEIIKVIWAGILSNVPVIEDSTDFFKSGARSMDVVRLVEEIRQKCGGLQLQNEDVYMATKFEDFIQKVVRKLRGEDQEAELVVDYISKEVNEMTVKMPYQCFINGQFTDADDGKTYDTINPTDGSTICKVSYASLVDVDKAVAAAKDAFENGEWGRMNARERGRLMYRLADLLEENQEELATIEALDSGAVYTLALKTHIGMSVQTFRYFAGWCDKIQGSTIPINQARPNRNLTFTKKEPLGVCAIIIPWNYPLMMLAWKSAACLAAGNTLVLKPAQVTPLTALKFAELSAKAGFPKGVINIIPGSGGIAGQRLSEHPDIRKLGFTGSTLIGKQIMKSCAVSNLKKVSLELGGKSPLIIFNDCELDKAVRMGMGAVFFNKGENCIAAGRLFVEESIHDEFVTKVVEEIKKMKIGDPLDRSTDHGPQNHKAHLEKLLQYCEAGVREGATLVYGGRQVQRPGFFMEPTVFTDVEDHMYLAKEESFGPIMVISKFQNGDIDGVLQRANNTEYGLASGVFTGDINKAMYVSEKLEAGTVFINTYNKTDVAAPFGGFKQSGFGKDLGEEALNEYLKTKTVTLEY from the exons ATGGGAGATAAGAAAGctgggttttctgttttctgggctGATGATGGTTTAGACACAGGACCTATTCTTCTTCAGAAGTCATGTGATGTTGAACCCAATGATACAGTGGATGCACTTTATAACcgatttctttttcctgaaggAATCAAGGCCATG GTAGAAGCTGTACAACTCATAGCCGATGGAAAAGCTCCTCGTATTCCCCAGCCAGAAGAAGGGGCAACGTATGAAGGTATCCGGAGAAAGGAAGATGCTGAG ATTTCTTGGGATCAGCCTGCTGAAGTTTTGCATAACTGGATTCGAGGTCATGATAAAGTCCCTGGAGCTTGGACGGAGATCAATGGACAG ATGGTAACTTTCTATGGCTCATCACTACTGAATAGCTCCGTGCCCCCTGGAGAACCACTGGAAATTAAAGGTGCCAAGAAGCCTGGTCTTGTTACCAAAAAAGGACTTGTTCTTTTTGGTAACGATGGAAAAGCA CTGATAGTGAGAAATCTGCAGTTTGAAGATGGAAAAATGATTCCTGCATCTCAGTACTTTTCAGCGGGTGAGACATCAGTGGTAGAACTAACAGCTGAAGAGGTGAAGGTGGCGGAGATCATCAAG GTCATCTGGGCTGGAATTTTAAGCAATGTTCCTGTTATTGAAGACTCAACAGACTTCTTTAAATCTGGAGCACGCTCAATGGATGTTGTCAG GCTAGTTGAAGAGATCAGGCAGAAATGTGGAGGGCTTCAGTTACAGAATGAAGATGTTTATATGGCCACCAAGTTTGAAGACTTCATCCAAAAAGtcgtgaggaaactgagaggagAAGATCAAGAAGCGGAGCTAGTAGTGGATTAT ATTTCAAAGGAGGTAAATGAAATGACAGTAAAAATGCCATATCAGTGTTTCATAAATGGACAGTTCACAGATGCTGATGATGGGAAGACTTACGACACTATCAACCCAACAGATGGATCT ACAATATGCAAAGTATCCTATGCTTCTTTGGTGGATGTTGATAAAGCAGTAGCAGCAGCAAAAGATGCTTTTGAAAATGGTGAATGGGGAAGAATGAAtgcaagagaaagaggaagattGATGTACAG ACTTGCAGACCTGTTGGAAGAGAACCAAGAAGAGCTGGCAACCATTGAAGCCCTCGATTCAGGAGCTGTCTATACCTTGGCTCTGAAGACTCACATTGGAATGTCTGTACAGACATTCAGATATTTTGCTGGGTGGTGTGACAAAATTCAG GGTTCTACAATTCCCATCAACCAGGCCCGTCCAAATCGCAATCTCACCTTCACCAAGAAGGAGCCACTTGG TGTCTGTGCCATTATCATCCCCTGGAACTACCCGCTGATGATGCTGGCGTGGAAGAGTGCTGCGTGTTTGGCAGCAGGCAATACCTTAGTGCTCAAGCCAGCGCAG GTCACGCCCTTGACTGCTTTGAAGTTTGCAGAGCTCTCAGCTAAAGCAGGCTTTCCAAAGGGGGTAATCAACATCATTCCAGGTTCAG GTGGCATAGCAGGACAGCGCCTATCTGAACATCCTGATATCCGCAAACTTGGTTTCACTGGTTCCACTCTGATTGGCAAACAGATCATGAAGAG ctGTGCTGTAAGCAACTTGAAGAAAGTTTCGCTTGAACTTGGTGGCAAATCCCCACTTATAATATTCAATGACTGTGAACTTGACAAGGCTGTGCGAATG GGCATGGGAGCAGTATTTTTCAACAAAGGAGAGAACTGTATTGCAGCTGGACGGTTGTTCGTGGAGGAATCCATCCACGATGAATTTGTGACAAAAGTG gtagaagaaattaaaaagatgaaaattggTGATCCACTTGACAGATCTACTGATCACGGGCCCCAAAATCATAAGGCCCATCTGGAAAAGCTTCTGCAGTACTGTGAAGCTGGAGTGAGAGAGGGGGCCACCTTAGTGTATGGAGGAAGACAAGTTCAAAGGCCAG GCTTTTTTATGGAACCTACTGTGTTCACAGATGTGGAAGACCACATGTATCTTGCCAAAGAGGAATCCTTTGGGCCCATTATGGtcatttctaaatttcaaaatgG GGACATCGATGGAGTGTTGCAGCGAGCCAATAACACAGAGTACGGTTTGGCCTCGGGGGTTTTTACAGGAGACATAAATAAAGCTATGTATGTGAGTGAAAAACTAGAGGCAGGAACTGTTTTTATTAACACCTACAACAAGACGGATGTGGCAGCCCCTTTTGGTGGATTTAAACAGTCTGGCTTTGGAAAAGACTTAG GTGAGGAAGCTCTAAACGAATACCTCAAAACCAAGACTGTGACGCTGGAGTATTAG